The following is a genomic window from candidate division KSB1 bacterium.
TCCAAGCAGCTTTTCCAGGCATCTTTGCATAAACCCTTTAACTTTTAACGCTTAAACTCGTTTAAATACCCGACTCACATACACTGTGCCCGATCTTGAAATATTTCCACGTTGAAACTTGGTGACATTCGATTTTTCGACCTTTGACTTGTGGGGAAGAATATGACAAACATTACATTAAAAGAAACCCATGATCTGTTGGAAAAGCTGGCTGATTATGTCATGAACGAGGTGCCGACACGACGGGAGCTGGATAAACGTTTTTCAAACGTAAATAAAAGACTGGAGGGGCTGGAACAGGTAAAAGCCGAAAAGTCTGAACTCAAACGGGTTGATCGTAAAGCCGATATGCTTTTAGAGCCACAGGATGGAATGGTAAAATCCCTTGATATCATCCAAACGGAAATCAAGGCCATTTCCAGAACTCTTGACAATCACGAAAAACGGCTCGCTGACCTTGAGGAGCATAATGTTAGATCAAGACCCGAGGTCCGGGGTACGTAATTTGCAGTCTGTAGTTCTGATCGAAACAAATATTACGTTTAATTTGTTAAATTAAACGTAGAGACTTTTTAAATCAACATTGCTTATTTATGGGATGACCACCCGGGTCGGGATGTAAAATGTGCAGATTATATGTATCTAATAGAGGACATTTTTATGATAACAGAATATATTGATGAAGCTTTGAAAAGAGCTCATTATGAAAAAATCAACGATCAGGAACCATTTTATGGTGAAGTTAAAGAATTAAAAGGCGTATGGGCCAGTGGTATTACATTAGAAGAATGTCGTGAGAATCTAAAAGAAGTTATTGAAGGCTGGATATTACTTGGCATTAAAAAAGGCTTATCAATTCCCAAATTGGGAGAAATTAATATTGTTAACCTGACAGAAGAAAAAGTTAATGACTAAACTTGCCCCTGTTAAAAATAGGGAATTTATTAAAAAGCTCAAAAAAGCTGGATTTGATGGGCCATATGCGGGTGGAAAGCATTTGTATATGATCCGCGGAGATCTTGGATTGACGATTCCTAATCCACACAAAAATGAGATAGGTGTTGCACTTTTAAGACGGATACTACAACAAGCAGATATATTACCAGAGGAATGGAATCAGTTGTAGAGTATGGTTTAACATCTTTATGCATTGCCTCTTAATTTATTGTTTTTCAGACATTGGAATTTTAAACTATTCATTTTTTGGTTGTGAGCTTCCGACTTTAACTTTTCATTAGCGGGAATTATTTTATATGAAATAACTCTTGAAAGACTTCATTCGTTATTGGAACAACTCGCCGAGTATGTTATGACGCAGGTGCCGACCAAACAGGAGGTGAGCGAATTACGGCGTGAGATAAATGAAAAGTTAGAGCTCAAAGCCGATAAATCCGATATTCAGAAAATTCTGAATGGCCAGGACGCCCAGGCCCAACAGTTGGACAACTTGAACACAGACATGAAAGCCGTCTCCCGAACGCTTGATATCCATGCATGAAACGTTTAGGTGATACTTTGCTGCCCGTCATTCAATGAGCCTTGTATGCATGCAGAGATTGCTTGACTGCTTGAATAAAGGAGCAGTTAGATAAACTCGCCATGCTGGTTTTTCAAACAACCATGCATCTTTCTCAAGCATCTTTTCTTTGCTTGAGTGCATGGATGCATGAGACGCATAGGCGAAATTGTCTGGCCAGTCGTTCAATGAGCCTTGTATCCAAACATTCTTGAACCGCAGCGAACAAAACGAACGAGACGAACCCCTGAAATGGCTCTGTCACCGTCATGATTCAAGTCTTTTAGCTGTTTTTTCCTTGAGCACAGCGGTGCGGCCACGTTGCACCATGACGTTCAATGCCGGTGAATCTGTCCCGATCGGGACAACATATGTATAGAACAAATCTGAAGAAAAAACGCGCCCCGTTCAGGGGGCCATATGCCGGAAACGGCAGGCAACGCTGTAAACGATTGAATTCGGTATGTGCTGAACGGGATTTCCGAAACCCTGATTTATAGTGCGCCTATCGCGTCCCTAAAGGGACGCCTGTTTTGAACGATGACGATTGCTATAGATATACCGTCCCTAAACGGGACGGGTGTTGTGCATTGTATATGAAAAGCCGTCTCCCGAACGCTGGATATCCATACATGAAACGTTTAGGTGATACTTTGCTGCCCGTCATTCAATGAGCCTTGTATGCATGCAGAGATTGCTTGACTGCTTGAATAAAGGAGCAGCCAGATAAACTCGCCATGCTGGTTTTTCAAACAACCATGCATCTTTCTCAAGCATCTTTTCTTTGCTTGAGTGCATGGATGTTTGAAACGCACAGATGAGACCGCCTTGCCAGTCTTTCATTTCAAAATAGTGGGGAAAAGTATGTCTGAAATAACTCTGGAAAAAACGCATGGTCTGCTGGAAAAACTGGCAGATTATGTCATGACCGAGATTCCGGCTATTAAGCAAAAGCTGGATCAAAAAGCTGACAAGACAGAGCTCATAAATCTGGATAACAAAGTAAATACTCTTGGCAATAGAGTAAATAGTCTTGACAACAAAGTAAATATGCTGCTTGAAGGCATGGACGCCCAGTCAAAACAACTCGAAATGCTGAGCACAGACATGAA
Proteins encoded in this region:
- a CDS encoding type II toxin-antitoxin system HicB family antitoxin translates to MITEYIDEALKRAHYEKINDQEPFYGEVKELKGVWASGITLEECRENLKEVIEGWILLGIKKGLSIPKLGEINIVNLTEEKVND
- a CDS encoding type II toxin-antitoxin system HicA family toxin → MTKLAPVKNREFIKKLKKAGFDGPYAGGKHLYMIRGDLGLTIPNPHKNEIGVALLRRILQQADILPEEWNQL